The sequence gttgctgatcgcttggcggcggcgggccatgaagggacgttagacgttactacccttcctgtttcccctagtttcatctctcctcttctcttagaagatagaattggggttagcttccctaggctaattcctgggtagtttgttgttgttcgtttttcttttccttttctaccaaaaaaaaaataaagtataaataataataataataataataataataataataataataaataatgataaattatagataaataataataattataattataatataataaagggcaaagtacgaaaaaaatacTCGTGGTTTAccttatttgcaaatagaggtccatggtttaaaagtttgcaaatataGGTATATGGTATGCttattttacaaaacaaagtatttaaaattaaacttttaagtaattgatgacaataaccgcattttttaatttttttttcaattatatttatatattgacaaaacacggatcccaaaatcaaattgaaacggtgtaaaatgaatttaaatatcaatttagttcataaactgtcagattagaaaaaaacataaaattccaccatattatttattgtttcgatttagaaaGTTGTTTTTTTCGGGGGTTATGTTttgctgatatgtaagaataatttttttaagataaaaatatctttagttgtaatcagaacttaactgtgtaattgtaatattttgttttgtaagtAAAGCATACCACAAgcctttatttgtaaacttttaaaccacatacctctgtttgcaaaatgggcaaaccacatgcatttttttcgtacttttccctataataaataatgataaattactgaatgctgaactgaattGAGCTGAACtaaactgattgttactgaaattaagtgataaagaacggGGCCTAACTCAAATATATTGATTTGGTTCACTACTTTCTTCTTAACCTGAATAATGTTCATTCACAATGCGACTTACTATCAAATTAGGTCATGGCCCAGTAGCTTGATTGCGTAACAGCTTTTGAGTTCTCACAAAAACTTAATGTACAACTGTAAAAGTCTTCTTTGAGGCTGTAGTTGAAGTATTGTATATCAGTGAAGGGAGTAATTTGCTGCTGTATTAACTTTAACATCTTGATTCTAAGGTGTTAGTTGTCTGATTAATCATCTCCACGAATTGTGCTAACAATATTCCTGTCAAAAGAGGTTGACTGCATATAactgaattttatttttggcCTGGATTCTTATATAATTATTCCTTGTTTGGACATTCTTCTATTTGATTCTTCTTTTCTCTAAATACATGTTTgccctttctttttattatgtgTGACAAGTGGGAAGAGGGAAGATATGGTCTCACAGTTTTTTGGCATTCAATTGCAGAGAACTGCATCCTCTAATAGCTTGGGACCCTCTAATGGAAATATAGCGGAAGTTAAAGTAGAGAATACTGCAAgtctaattgattttgatgatGATCCTGAACCAACTGTTACTACCACAGTTCCTCAAGTGCAACAAACAACTATGTCTCAGTCCATTGGGCAACCAGCAAGTACAAGCTGCGAAAATAACTGGGCTTCTTTTGATGCTGTCCCTGGGAACAAGGCATCTCAAGCTGCTTCAAATCCATTGGAATCAGTTCTCTTGCAATTGTCAGTGCCAGCATCTGCATCTGGTCATATATCTGGAATGCCAGGCAGTTCTGTTGCCCCTATAGCTGCCTCTGTGGGCAATCCGTCAAATTTAATAACTCCTGCCTCTTCAGTGATGCCAGTTAATGGCTCGTTAAACTTTCATTCTGCTGGTGTTTCTCTAGTTGTCCCTGGACAAGCATCTCCAATGCCTGACAATGGCAATCATTTTGTCAAAGTTAATGAAGCTGGGAAATGGTCTAACATGCAGCATCAGCAACCTTCTCTAGTTCTAGCTTCCAGTGTTCAGTCTACTGCTCAACAATTTACGTCACCATTTAATGGAGCTTCAGGCATTCAGGTACAGCGGTTTTGTAGAACGTAGTAATTAGGTGTCATATATTCGATGTTTATGCTGTTGCTTCTGTGGCAGTCTTGGGATTCATCAGTGGCTCGTAACGTGCAAGGAGCTAGAAGTACTCCATTTGTTGGAGCCTCTGAAATTGTCTCAACACGTATCCCAGGGGTTGCTTCTGCTGGTGTATCAGAACCTCCAGCTGCAGAAGTTAAATCAAGTGGAAGAAGAGAACTGCCTGCGGTAATGGTGATTCCTATCATTATTGTGTGGGGATCCATCTAATATCAAATGGTCTTGCTCTAACCCTCAATTATCTGCAGGATCTTTTTGCTGCAACCTGTTCCCCTTTTCATGCGCCAGTTCCAGGTTGGCATGCTGGTCCACCTCATGGTATGGGATATGCTATGCCATATATGAATGCTGCAGTGGTGTGTTTGTCAACCTAACCACAATTAGTCAATGAGTTTATTTTATTCTGTTTTACTGATTTGCAGCCATTTCATGAAATAGTACCTAtggttttatatattatttgtctTGCAGCCAATGCCAACTTCTGTCCAGCCATCCAAGTCAAGCAATCCATTCGATCTCAATGAACCATCACAAGTCCAAACTGTACGTTAGTTGATTTGATCTTAAAAGCAAAATCTGAATTTAATGTTTCTTCTAATGGCTTTGAAAAGAAGTGGAAACATTTTGTTTTTGTATCAAGACTCTGTTTGACGGaatatttctttattttctaatgTTTGGAACTTCAAAGAAAATAAGTTGATAGTGAATGGAAAATACCTTCCTGTATTAAGTATATAAAGTTATTTTTCAACTTCTGATTTAAAATAGTAAATATTGAGTCATGAATTGTTTTTCAACCCTTGAATTAAGACAACTCATTTAGACATTAAATTGAAAAGAATGGAAAATATTTTCTCAAGGCAAGGTCTCCATGAAACAAAACGGAGCCCAAAAATGTAATCATTTCATACCTGTACTACTTGTTGTTGTTGACATATTCATATTCCTGTAGTTTGGAGACAGTTTGGACAATACATCATGAAACTTAACATCTTGCCAACTTTATGCTATATTAGTTTGTTTGTAGTTTGTGGAATGAGTAATATGAACTGGACTTTGTTAACAGGAGAAGCAGTTGTAGCTTTTGCATGATTTGAATGGTGAACTCGTTGGCATTGAAGAATGCCAAGTTTGATGTTTTGTTTTGGTCTACTTAATTGATCAGTAAAAAAGTGGAGCACTTGGTTTGTGTTGCTTGAAATTAATATAGATCACATCATAGGTGTTACTATTTCTAGTTTCCACAACTTTTATCATTGTTATGCAGTTTCATTCTATGGCATCCTTGCAAGGTGCCCTGCCAAATGTGCCACCGTCTTCAGGCTTACAGCATACATCTAGCCTTGGTGCCCCATCATCAACATGGGTCCCATACCAATcattaccattttcatcagctaTGCCTCCCCAGCAACCTTCTTATGCATCTGATATGCCTCCCCAGCAACCTTCTTATGCATCTGCTATGCCTCCAAGTAAAGTTGCATCTTATATTTCTGTCAAATGTTCCCCTAATGTTTACCCTTTCTTATTGTGATTTGGTTGCCATGTACTTAATATTGCTTTGGATTTTCAGGGGCATACATGGCACCACAGGTATTAAATAACATGCCAATTTCTGGGTAAGTATAGTCAATGAATTTAACATTTGAATAGTACTTCACAAGGATCTTCCTTCATGAAGGTGTTTCATCTAGTGGGTCAACTTTTGAGTATTCATTTTGGGTCATATTTGTTGttattttgggttttgtttaacTTTTCCCCTAATTTCTTGAATGCTTTtgcaatatatatttttctttgaaTTTAAACTTAAGACTATTAGGATGAGTTTAGAGGCTAGTTTTAAAATGTTTGGACTGGACTGGACTGGATTGGATTAGGAAGATGTGATTATATTTCAGTCTTGCTTATTGAGCTCATGGCATATTTGtgcatactttaggatttaccCTATCCAAAAAAATTTGCAGGCATCAAGTAGGTGCTTTCGGTGCTGAAGGAAATGCATTTGGTGCATTGAACATGGATCAGCAGGCAGCTGGTAGATTCTCAGCCCCTGCTATGCGCTCGCCTTTCTCATCAGTTGGAGGAAACCCTTTTGGCTGAGGGCAAACTGCAACACTATGCAGTTGTGTTCTTTAATTGAAGGAAGTATCAACTTGTTGCTTCCTCTAAATTGCAGGGTAGCAAGTTTGTGGAAGTCTGCACCAAGCATCGAGTTCATATTTGGTATACCTGTGTAAGATTCAAATGTAAGATAATAGCCCTGAAAATTAATTAGCCAAAGAGAGAGGGAGGGAGCAGATATCATTTGAAAATTAGAAACCTCCATGATGATTtaggtttattttattattaatatattttttgtgTGCCTGTGGTGTAAATCGGGCATGTGTTGTTTACTGGGTGATCTGTTGCTGGCCTGGCCACCCGTAATTGTGTATCATTTTTGTGTGTTGTCTGCCCCTCTTAGATGTCATCAATTGACCCCCTTGTATGATTCCGCAATTCTTCCTCCTGGGGTCAACCCAACCAATTGGAGTCTTAAAAGCTTGTCATCAATTATCAGGGTTTGTATAATAGTGcgatgattttttattttatatatatatacagtttGGTATTTGCATTTTGTTATGCTGCAAAATCCACATTTTTCTTTTACAGATTGCCATGTTTCTCTAAGCCTGATATTGTTATGCAGTTTCCTTTCGTTGTAATCAGATTACTAGTTTTTCAATCATAAATTTGGCAGAACGAATTGTGCTCTAAAGATGAAAACAAGTCTAAATTCATTTttaggcttttttttttttaaatgtttgaaCTTACAATATCc comes from Euphorbia lathyris chromosome 8, ddEupLath1.1, whole genome shotgun sequence and encodes:
- the LOC136204271 gene encoding probable ADP-ribosylation factor GTPase-activating protein AGD14 translates to MANRVREDEKNERIIRGLLKLPDNRRCINCNSLGPQYVCTSFWTFVCTTCSGIHREFTHRVKSVSMAKFTSQEVTALQEGGNKYARDVYLKEWDPQRQSAPDGSNVDKLRDFIKHIYVDRRYTGERNFGKPPITKLGDKEDAFQGGSRSPPYEDAYERRYSEMSSPGGRSDERNYRYGYDERRSPGYDQESRQYNDYGRSPARPDIVNDWRREDRFGNGRKTDDRRASDGDSKFESRSPERPKDSYASSPPIVRPVREILGDNIVPLRISEPPKANAVRAADGSVQTQRTASSNSLGPSNGNIAEVKVENTASLIDFDDDPEPTVTTTVPQVQQTTMSQSIGQPASTSCENNWASFDAVPGNKASQAASNPLESVLLQLSVPASASGHISGMPGSSVAPIAASVGNPSNLITPASSVMPVNGSLNFHSAGVSLVVPGQASPMPDNGNHFVKVNEAGKWSNMQHQQPSLVLASSVQSTAQQFTSPFNGASGIQSWDSSVARNVQGARSTPFVGASEIVSTRIPGVASAGVSEPPAAEVKSSGRRELPADLFAATCSPFHAPVPGWHAGPPHGMGYAMPYMNAAVPMPTSVQPSKSSNPFDLNEPSQVQTFHSMASLQGALPNVPPSSGLQHTSSLGAPSSTWVPYQSLPFSSAMPPQQPSYASDMPPQQPSYASAMPPRAYMAPQVLNNMPISGHQVGAFGAEGNAFGALNMDQQAAGRFSAPAMRSPFSSVGGNPFG